In one window of Methanococcoides methylutens DNA:
- a CDS encoding indolepyruvate oxidoreductase subunit beta has product MSSKASEFDLVISGVGGQGTILASDIIGRSAVLEGKGVRAAETHGMAQRGGSVVNHVRIGCELGSMIPLKGADCLLALEPVEALRYIEYLADDGVIIMNTESVYPVTVTTGKATYPSVDSIVEKLKETHRVIAFNASEKAAEAGSRQAMNVVLVGAVSNFLPIKTETLLDRVKEMVPPKTIDTNVKAFEMGRSMVE; this is encoded by the coding sequence ATGAGCAGCAAAGCTTCTGAATTCGATCTTGTGATCTCAGGTGTTGGCGGGCAGGGAACCATCCTTGCATCAGACATCATCGGAAGGTCAGCGGTCCTTGAAGGAAAAGGCGTAAGGGCAGCAGAGACCCACGGAATGGCACAGCGTGGCGGTTCAGTGGTCAATCACGTTCGTATCGGATGTGAGCTCGGTTCCATGATCCCACTCAAGGGAGCAGATTGCCTCCTGGCACTTGAACCCGTGGAAGCCCTGCGTTACATCGAGTACCTCGCAGACGACGGCGTGATCATAATGAACACCGAATCGGTTTACCCGGTAACTGTCACAACAGGAAAGGCAACTTACCCATCCGTTGACAGCATCGTGGAAAAGTTGAAGGAAACACACCGTGTCATCGCTTTCAATGCAAGCGAGAAGGCAGCAGAGGCTGGAAGCAGGCAGGCAATGAACGTCGTGCTTGTTGGAGCAGTCTCCAACTTCCTGCCGATCAAGACAGAAACCCTGCTAGATCGCGTTAAAGAAATGGTCCCTCCAAAGACCATTGACACGAACGTAAAGGCTTTCGAAATGGGAAGAAGCATGGTCGAGTAA
- the iorA gene encoding indolepyruvate ferredoxin oxidoreductase subunit alpha: MSTREYMLGNVAIARGIVEGGGKVISGYPGTPSSEIVDTLSAMKERDFYVEWSVNEKVAMEVAAGAAMTGVRSVVTMKHVGLNVAADPLMTLAYMGVKGGMIIIVADDPACHSSQNEQDTRKYSEFSLMPCLDPSTPQEAKDMIPYAFELSEKFEIPVIFRPTTRISHGKSEIELGTITDHKIEAKFEKDTSRWVMVPSNAVIRHPHLLGIQEGIMEELENSPWNELNINENSKIGVIASGLASVYAKEAMENLGLEASFLKIGAYPVPEGLIKKMYEQCDTVLVIEELEPIVEDRCKVLAKDIDSPVKILGKTGGYIPRVSELNTDACVRAIGKAFNIEVDVPEIAEAELELPPRPPALCAGCSHRATYHAMKKVFGKNAVFPSDIGCYTLGVQNGTVDTTLCMGGSITVASGIYNAGEKQPICCSIGDSTFFHTGINGLLNAVYNKSNITIAILDNRITAMTGHQPNPGMGLTSTGEPTKEIDMELLCRGLGAEFVETVDPYDVKATEEVFKRAKDFEGPSVVITRQACVIHARRAGVRRIPFRVDTEKCIGCRMCVNLGCPAIEFDKETKKAHINAMCTGCGLCSATCKFDAIVEVQK, translated from the coding sequence ATGAGCACACGCGAGTATATGCTTGGAAACGTGGCGATCGCACGCGGTATTGTGGAAGGAGGAGGTAAAGTTATCTCCGGGTATCCCGGTACACCTTCTTCTGAGATCGTTGACACGTTATCTGCAATGAAAGAACGTGATTTTTACGTTGAATGGTCAGTTAATGAAAAAGTTGCTATGGAGGTTGCTGCAGGAGCTGCCATGACAGGTGTGCGTTCTGTGGTAACAATGAAACACGTCGGTCTAAACGTTGCAGCAGACCCTCTTATGACACTTGCCTACATGGGTGTCAAGGGTGGAATGATCATCATTGTCGCTGATGATCCTGCATGTCATTCATCACAGAATGAACAGGACACACGTAAGTATTCCGAATTCTCACTTATGCCATGTCTTGACCCTTCCACACCACAGGAAGCAAAGGACATGATCCCATACGCTTTCGAGCTTTCCGAGAAGTTCGAGATCCCTGTGATCTTCAGGCCAACAACAAGGATATCACACGGCAAGTCTGAGATCGAACTTGGAACCATCACCGACCACAAGATAGAGGCAAAGTTCGAGAAGGACACCTCACGCTGGGTAATGGTACCAAGCAATGCAGTAATTCGTCACCCACACCTTCTTGGAATACAGGAAGGCATCATGGAAGAGCTTGAGAACTCACCATGGAACGAGCTCAACATCAATGAAAACTCAAAGATCGGTGTCATCGCATCAGGTCTGGCCTCAGTATATGCTAAGGAAGCAATGGAGAACCTCGGTCTGGAAGCATCCTTCCTGAAGATCGGAGCATATCCTGTTCCTGAAGGTCTTATCAAGAAGATGTACGAGCAGTGTGATACAGTGCTTGTGATCGAAGAGCTTGAACCAATAGTCGAAGACCGCTGCAAGGTCCTCGCAAAGGATATTGACAGCCCTGTAAAGATACTCGGCAAGACAGGAGGATACATCCCAAGGGTCAGCGAGCTCAATACCGATGCCTGCGTAAGGGCAATTGGAAAAGCATTCAACATCGAAGTCGATGTTCCGGAGATCGCTGAAGCAGAACTTGAACTCCCACCAAGGCCACCAGCACTCTGTGCGGGATGTTCACACCGTGCTACCTATCACGCAATGAAGAAAGTGTTCGGCAAGAACGCTGTGTTCCCAAGTGACATCGGTTGTTACACACTCGGAGTTCAGAATGGAACAGTCGATACAACACTCTGTATGGGTGGCAGTATCACCGTTGCATCAGGCATCTACAATGCAGGCGAGAAGCAGCCTATCTGCTGCTCCATTGGAGATTCCACATTCTTCCATACAGGAATCAACGGACTGCTCAATGCTGTCTACAACAAGTCCAACATCACAATAGCCATCCTTGACAACCGCATCACCGCAATGACAGGACACCAGCCAAACCCAGGTATGGGACTCACATCCACAGGTGAGCCTACAAAGGAGATCGACATGGAACTCCTCTGCCGCGGACTCGGTGCAGAGTTCGTGGAAACGGTCGATCCATACGATGTCAAGGCAACAGAAGAAGTGTTCAAACGTGCAAAGGACTTTGAAGGTCCTTCCGTGGTGATCACCAGACAGGCATGTGTCATCCACGCACGCAGAGCAGGTGTCAGGCGCATTCCGTTCAGGGTAGATACAGAGAAATGTATCGGATGCAGAATGTGCGTCAACCTCGGATGTCCGGCAATCGAGTTCGATAAGGAAACAAAGAAAGCACATATCAATGCAATGTGCACAGGCTGTGGACTCTGCAGTGCGACCTGCAAGTTCGATGCTATCGTGGAGGTGCAGAAATGA